From Streptomyces sp. NBC_01460, a single genomic window includes:
- a CDS encoding B12-binding domain-containing radical SAM protein, with translation MRVLLVWPRNERALLSDRLSCCEPLPLEYLGGALRGHHDVTIHDLRLDAPLADYAATHEPPDLVGVAIPYTTSVRVSREVSREARRLWPDVPIVLGGHHPTVSAEWLDGFAADWVVAGEGGAPLNRLAADLEAGRAPQTGPGLAPYDSRTGLERDRRPRPAALNDLPMPDRSLLAHHRQDYFHSIYRPVSLIRFTAGCPYTCKFCSLWRMTDRRYLVKDIDRVLAEIADIDGDNLYVVDDEAFIQPARMLELADAIDKAGFRKRFHMYIRTDTALRRPDVIARWAEIGLDSVLVGAESMTDDELSGYRKGTDSDQTRRALDLFHTNQVKVRANFIVQPSWVDEDFARLGRTVEELQVDMPSFSVLTPLPGTDLYDESRGQHISDDPELFDCYHSLFPTRLPLEKFYHRLADLLAGASARPAPGVASSQDPSVFYYSDNSAFDEMLSGIRLSGVAEREPERVPSTG, from the coding sequence ATGAGGGTTCTGCTGGTGTGGCCACGCAACGAACGGGCCCTGCTCAGTGACCGGCTGAGCTGTTGCGAACCGCTGCCGCTCGAGTACCTCGGCGGCGCGCTGCGCGGCCATCACGACGTGACGATCCACGACCTGCGCCTGGACGCGCCGCTGGCGGACTACGCGGCGACGCACGAACCGCCCGACCTGGTGGGCGTGGCGATCCCCTACACCACCAGCGTCCGGGTGTCCCGCGAGGTGAGCCGTGAGGCCCGCCGCCTGTGGCCGGACGTACCGATCGTGCTCGGCGGCCACCACCCGACGGTCTCGGCCGAGTGGCTGGACGGCTTCGCCGCCGACTGGGTGGTGGCGGGCGAGGGCGGCGCGCCGCTGAACCGGCTGGCCGCCGACCTGGAGGCGGGCCGCGCTCCGCAGACGGGGCCGGGGCTGGCGCCGTACGACTCCCGCACCGGCCTGGAGCGCGACCGGCGGCCCCGCCCCGCGGCTCTCAACGACCTGCCGATGCCGGACCGTTCACTGCTCGCCCATCACCGGCAGGACTACTTCCACTCGATCTACCGGCCGGTGTCCCTGATCCGCTTCACAGCGGGCTGCCCGTACACCTGCAAGTTCTGTTCGCTGTGGCGGATGACGGACCGGCGCTACCTGGTCAAGGACATCGACCGGGTCCTCGCCGAGATCGCCGACATCGACGGCGACAACCTCTACGTCGTGGACGACGAGGCGTTCATCCAGCCCGCGCGCATGCTGGAGCTGGCCGACGCCATCGACAAGGCCGGCTTCCGCAAGCGGTTCCACATGTACATACGCACGGACACCGCGCTGCGCCGGCCCGATGTGATCGCCCGCTGGGCGGAGATCGGCCTGGACTCCGTGCTGGTGGGGGCCGAGTCGATGACCGACGACGAGCTGTCCGGCTATCGCAAGGGCACCGACTCCGACCAGACCCGGCGGGCCCTCGACCTCTTCCACACCAACCAGGTGAAGGTGCGGGCCAATTTCATCGTCCAGCCCAGCTGGGTCGACGAGGACTTCGCACGGCTCGGCCGGACCGTCGAGGAACTGCAGGTGGACATGCCGAGCTTCTCCGTGCTGACCCCGCTGCCCGGCACGGACCTGTACGACGAGAGCCGGGGCCAGCACATCAGTGACGACCCGGAACTCTTCGACTGCTACCACTCGCTCTTCCCGACGAGGCTGCCGCTGGAGAAGTTCTACCACCGGCTCGCCGACCTGCTGGCGGGAGCGAGTGCCCGGCCCGCTCCGGGCGTCGCCTCCAGCCAGGACCCGTCCGTCTTCTACTACTCCGACAACAGCGCCTTCGACGAGATGCTCAGCGGCATCCGCCTCTCCGGCGTGGCGGAGCGGGAGCCGGAGCGTGTCCCGAGCACCGGATGA
- a CDS encoding asparagine synthase C-terminal domain-containing protein, whose protein sequence is MAGFILSSRPDGDAEVELLGEGRAMDVLVRRDGRDVLVVQGDRLTREDPPRHASLTDLAAWTERAHSRYCAVLVREDRATLWSDVGATCPLHWARAGRTLVVGTSAGALLPRLGRPAVLGDAERSLLPGGRFAGVTAVPANSAVTLVVDAYGEDPVSVHRLAHLPDLASVTDEDQAVRTVRTVLGSSVARLAAGADEIAVSLSGGVDSSTVAALAVLEAGASAVRTYTVGTPFGDEFAQAAWLADRLGTKHEEVLFGPDELAGMLPGMIHALETWDLLTLQIAAPACFLQDHIATDSRQVLLSGYGADLLFAGLGGTGDEEAVERAVVDQTRATARSNEFHPAFADARHTSVRHPYWSREVMAAALDIRGRLKVREGEAKWVLRSAAADVLPAEVAWRPKRGIHEGTAMSHMFAAALGSDDPAVQAGRLYEIATEVFRSGGPETGPGETDRDRRLGGMA, encoded by the coding sequence ATGGCGGGATTCATACTGTCCAGCCGTCCGGACGGCGACGCCGAGGTCGAACTCCTCGGCGAGGGCCGGGCCATGGACGTCCTGGTGCGGCGCGACGGCAGGGACGTCCTCGTGGTCCAGGGCGACCGGCTGACCCGGGAGGACCCGCCTCGGCACGCGTCACTCACCGACCTGGCCGCCTGGACCGAGCGTGCTCACAGCCGTTACTGCGCCGTCCTCGTCCGCGAGGACCGGGCCACCCTGTGGAGCGACGTCGGCGCGACCTGCCCGCTGCACTGGGCGCGTGCCGGCAGGACGCTCGTCGTCGGTACGTCGGCCGGTGCCCTGCTCCCGCGCCTCGGCCGCCCCGCGGTCCTGGGCGACGCCGAACGGTCGCTGCTGCCCGGCGGCCGGTTCGCCGGAGTCACGGCGGTTCCCGCCAACAGCGCGGTGACCCTGGTCGTGGACGCCTACGGCGAGGACCCCGTGTCGGTACACCGGCTTGCGCACCTGCCTGACCTCGCCTCGGTGACGGACGAGGACCAGGCGGTGCGCACGGTCCGGACGGTGCTGGGCTCGTCCGTCGCGCGACTGGCCGCGGGTGCGGACGAGATCGCCGTCTCGCTCAGCGGCGGTGTGGACTCCTCCACGGTCGCGGCGCTGGCGGTGCTGGAGGCGGGTGCGTCGGCGGTGCGCACCTACACCGTGGGCACGCCGTTCGGCGACGAGTTCGCCCAGGCGGCATGGCTGGCGGACCGGCTGGGCACCAAGCACGAGGAGGTGCTCTTCGGGCCGGACGAGCTCGCCGGGATGCTGCCCGGCATGATCCACGCGCTGGAGACCTGGGACCTGCTCACCCTGCAGATCGCCGCACCCGCCTGCTTCCTTCAGGACCACATCGCCACCGACAGCCGCCAGGTGCTGCTGTCGGGATACGGCGCGGACCTGCTGTTCGCGGGGCTCGGCGGCACCGGAGACGAGGAGGCCGTCGAGCGCGCCGTCGTCGATCAGACCCGGGCGACCGCCCGGAGCAACGAGTTCCACCCCGCCTTCGCCGACGCCCGCCACACCTCCGTACGCCACCCGTACTGGTCTCGGGAGGTGATGGCCGCCGCCCTGGACATCCGCGGACGGCTCAAGGTCCGGGAGGGGGAGGCGAAGTGGGTGCTGCGCAGCGCCGCCGCCGACGTCCTGCCGGCCGAGGTGGCATGGCGCCCCAAGCGGGGCATCCACGAGGGCACCGCGATGAGCCACATGTTCGCCGCCGCGCTGGGCAGCGACGACCCCGCCGTCCAGGCCGGACGGCTGTACGAGATCGCCACCGAGGTCTTCCGCAGCGGCGGGCCTGAGACCGGGCCGGGCGAGACGGACCGGGACCGACGTCTGGGAGGCATGGCATGA
- a CDS encoding AMP-binding protein has translation MRCPSESRLRPITDEDVRRLVRLHFDPRHGTPYWLERDRRQGTEALGKVQGLADAVALIGLRDGSDQMHFEEAARRTPLENFVPRSVLAEGGPLWAAQTGGTTGPAKHGTWGSRYWEDILAFSDEFLDMHGVPRGKNWLFVGPMGPHTTGRLVVAFAERRGGMCFSIDLDPRIVKIFGEEGMTAAYDRYVDHIWAQIAEVARSQDIGVLFCTSRLLEMLPERLGTEALAGVEAIVHAGTTLEPETHRQLREDFFPGVPVVGMYGTSTTGISWQKPFEAEDEHRVVYVPCQPHVALDVVDEQGDDVPFGEEGRVRVWRLTDDALLPGFWERDRARRVRPYGVAAELYPWPWVGDPYSPEFTEGRRVEGVY, from the coding sequence ATGCGATGTCCGAGCGAGTCGAGGCTCCGTCCGATCACCGACGAGGACGTACGCCGCCTCGTCCGCCTGCACTTCGATCCGCGGCACGGCACGCCGTACTGGCTGGAGCGGGACAGGCGGCAGGGCACCGAAGCGCTCGGGAAAGTACAGGGTCTCGCGGACGCCGTCGCCCTGATCGGGCTGCGTGACGGGTCCGACCAGATGCACTTCGAGGAGGCCGCGCGTCGGACCCCGCTGGAGAACTTCGTGCCGCGCTCGGTGCTCGCCGAGGGCGGCCCGCTGTGGGCGGCGCAGACCGGCGGCACTACGGGACCGGCCAAGCACGGCACCTGGGGCAGCCGTTACTGGGAGGACATCCTCGCCTTCTCCGACGAGTTCCTGGACATGCACGGCGTCCCGCGCGGGAAGAACTGGCTGTTCGTCGGGCCGATGGGCCCGCACACGACGGGCCGGCTGGTGGTCGCCTTCGCGGAGCGCCGCGGCGGGATGTGCTTCTCCATCGACCTCGACCCGCGGATCGTGAAGATCTTCGGCGAGGAGGGGATGACCGCCGCCTACGACCGCTACGTGGATCACATCTGGGCCCAGATCGCGGAAGTCGCCCGGTCCCAGGACATCGGCGTCCTGTTCTGCACCTCCCGGCTGCTGGAGATGCTGCCGGAACGGCTCGGCACCGAGGCGCTGGCCGGGGTGGAGGCCATCGTGCACGCCGGCACCACCCTGGAGCCGGAGACGCACCGGCAACTGCGGGAGGACTTCTTCCCCGGCGTCCCGGTCGTCGGCATGTACGGCACGTCGACCACCGGCATCAGCTGGCAGAAGCCCTTCGAGGCGGAGGACGAGCACCGTGTGGTGTACGTGCCGTGCCAGCCGCACGTCGCCCTGGACGTCGTCGACGAACAGGGGGACGACGTGCCCTTCGGTGAGGAGGGCCGGGTACGGGTCTGGCGGCTGACGGACGACGCCCTGCTGCCCGGTTTCTGGGAGCGGGACCGGGCCCGGCGGGTACGCCCGTACGGGGTCGCGGCCGAACTGTATCCGTGGCCGTGGGTGGGGGATCCGTACAGCCCCGAGTTCACCGAGGGACGCCGCGTCGAGGGGGTCTACTGA
- a CDS encoding oxidoreductase, giving the protein MSAPTAALGTEVLDVPAYDGARAVMSHRPYVVHDVEGRPLARLGSAGRLTQFRMAEEAGRASRRMRSIDDADWFGLLRRAADRVTARLDSGDLDLWLRALSAVSGLPRRRAARGLRTAAQDLARMEEILAAQSPDGTVAAYRTGGSGLGWSWRPAGRSVLVRQPGNFPTINIEWLQALATRRPVLLSTAAADPFTPVLLTEELYAAGLPEHGVSVVHGDAPALRRLADQVLWPGEDVPADLPPGKVKTYHFGRSRAVIGDRLPVDAWQRLAREAFAGCGRLCVNMSSLVVLGDPKAAAEALAHEFAARPVLPLDDPRAAVPAFPDRAARDSLALRIEREVAAGAVDVTAAATGVPLRVELDGQAFLRPTVLLVDPGSSLFGTELPFPFTAVAHVPRSKAVAACAGSLIVSVVGEADGLVRALAEEPGVDKVFAGDRFDRGYHPCDPHEGHLADFLFKKKAVLPGALA; this is encoded by the coding sequence GTGAGTGCGCCGACGGCGGCCCTGGGCACGGAGGTCCTGGACGTCCCGGCCTACGACGGGGCGCGGGCGGTCATGTCGCACCGTCCGTACGTCGTCCACGACGTCGAGGGCAGGCCGCTGGCCCGGCTCGGCTCCGCCGGGCGTCTCACGCAGTTCCGGATGGCCGAGGAGGCCGGCCGGGCCTCCCGCCGTATGCGCTCCATCGACGACGCGGACTGGTTCGGGCTGCTGCGCCGCGCCGCCGACCGCGTCACCGCCCGGCTGGACAGCGGGGACCTCGACCTGTGGCTGCGCGCCCTGTCCGCGGTGAGCGGCCTGCCACGCCGGCGTGCCGCCCGCGGGCTGCGTACGGCCGCCCAGGACCTCGCCCGTATGGAGGAGATCCTGGCCGCGCAGTCCCCCGACGGCACGGTGGCGGCCTACCGGACCGGCGGCAGCGGCCTGGGGTGGAGCTGGCGTCCAGCGGGCCGGTCGGTGCTGGTGCGTCAGCCCGGCAATTTCCCGACCATCAACATCGAGTGGCTCCAGGCCCTGGCCACGCGTCGTCCGGTGCTGCTGAGCACCGCGGCCGCCGACCCCTTCACACCGGTCCTCCTCACCGAGGAGCTGTACGCGGCCGGGCTGCCCGAGCACGGTGTGTCCGTGGTGCACGGGGACGCGCCCGCGCTGCGCCGGCTGGCCGACCAGGTGCTGTGGCCGGGCGAGGACGTGCCTGCCGACCTGCCTCCCGGGAAGGTGAAGACGTACCACTTCGGCCGCAGTCGGGCGGTGATCGGTGACCGGCTGCCGGTCGACGCCTGGCAGCGCCTGGCCCGGGAGGCGTTCGCGGGCTGCGGCAGGCTCTGCGTCAACATGAGCTCCCTCGTCGTGCTGGGCGATCCGAAGGCGGCTGCCGAGGCGCTGGCCCACGAGTTCGCGGCGCGTCCGGTGCTGCCGCTGGACGACCCGAGGGCGGCCGTGCCCGCGTTCCCGGACCGGGCGGCGCGGGATTCACTCGCGCTGCGGATCGAGAGGGAGGTCGCCGCCGGCGCGGTGGACGTCACCGCGGCCGCGACCGGTGTGCCGCTGCGGGTGGAGCTCGACGGCCAGGCGTTCCTGAGGCCCACGGTGCTGCTGGTGGATCCCGGATCGTCGCTGTTCGGCACGGAACTTCCCTTCCCCTTCACGGCGGTGGCGCACGTGCCCCGGTCGAAGGCGGTGGCCGCGTGCGCCGGGTCCCTCATCGTGTCCGTGGTCGGTGAGGCCGACGGGCTGGTGCGGGCACTCGCCGAGGAGCCGGGCGTCGACAAGGTCTTCGCCGGCGACCGGTTCGACCGCGGTTACCACCCGTGCGACCCGCACGAAGGCCATCTCGCCGACTTCCTGTTCAAGAAGAAGGCCGTACTCCCGGGCGCCCTCGCGTGA
- a CDS encoding B12-binding domain-containing radical SAM protein, which yields MQVLLVNARRSSYSGESISAPQLGLLSLAATLREGTFHDTKGTDVRFIDDQLFVLQRPLATPNEFLRGHRPDIVGIQVLTSSLKNGIKLGAESRRHHPNALVVYGGVGATPLARKLVEDGSADVVVKGEGEVTFSHLVHEYGTNGRKNLRKIRGIVFRDDDGTVVETPAAPQVMRLDKLPKPARDLADMQLYNTISRGRSGNLVTSRGCSYACAYCYSKHQWGVGQRRHSAERVVEEIRELVEVHGFDRIRIEDDDFVEDVPRMQELCRGIEKSGLQGKFEWEAKARPDLIDDDMARMLRASGCFRLLVGVETLDWSLLKRLGRPVKVDVTERALSSLSKAGIGVQATLILGIPGETDEAMRSTITWLQARLGDNRHDIVSPCFFVPFHHEVEKDMAKRVDFTLETDDSDCFTGHIPVTSSEAASIDELWKLYDDMTPTRRDGKYKRIAYLADLSTVQTRLGLLDGGAPQTKEPAALVPEVQ from the coding sequence ATGCAGGTTCTACTCGTGAACGCTCGCCGCTCGTCGTACTCCGGGGAGTCGATCTCCGCACCGCAACTGGGGCTGCTCTCCCTGGCCGCGACCCTCCGGGAGGGCACCTTCCACGACACCAAGGGCACCGACGTCCGGTTCATCGACGACCAGTTGTTCGTCCTGCAGAGGCCGTTGGCCACACCCAACGAGTTCCTGCGCGGCCATCGCCCGGACATCGTGGGCATCCAGGTCCTCACCTCCAGTCTGAAGAACGGCATCAAACTCGGTGCCGAGAGCCGCCGCCATCATCCGAACGCACTCGTCGTCTACGGCGGTGTCGGCGCCACCCCGCTGGCACGCAAGCTCGTCGAGGACGGCTCCGCGGACGTGGTGGTCAAGGGAGAGGGAGAGGTCACCTTCTCCCATCTGGTCCACGAGTACGGCACCAACGGCCGCAAGAACCTGCGCAAGATCCGCGGCATCGTCTTCCGCGACGACGACGGCACCGTGGTCGAGACACCGGCCGCGCCACAGGTGATGCGTCTCGACAAGCTGCCCAAGCCTGCCCGGGACCTGGCGGACATGCAGTTGTACAACACGATCTCCCGAGGCCGGTCCGGCAACCTCGTCACCAGCCGTGGCTGCTCGTACGCCTGCGCCTACTGCTACTCCAAGCACCAGTGGGGGGTCGGCCAGCGCCGGCACAGCGCGGAACGGGTGGTCGAGGAGATCCGCGAACTGGTCGAGGTCCATGGCTTCGACCGGATCCGCATCGAGGACGACGACTTCGTCGAGGACGTCCCACGCATGCAGGAGCTGTGCCGGGGCATCGAGAAGTCCGGTCTGCAGGGCAAGTTCGAGTGGGAGGCCAAGGCCCGTCCTGACCTCATCGACGACGACATGGCGCGCATGCTGCGCGCCTCCGGCTGCTTCCGGCTGCTGGTCGGTGTCGAGACCCTCGACTGGTCGCTGCTCAAGCGGCTCGGCCGGCCGGTCAAGGTCGACGTGACCGAGCGCGCGCTGAGCTCGCTGAGCAAGGCAGGGATCGGCGTCCAGGCCACCCTGATCCTCGGCATCCCGGGCGAGACCGACGAGGCGATGCGCTCGACCATCACCTGGCTGCAGGCGCGGCTCGGTGACAACCGGCACGACATCGTCTCGCCCTGCTTCTTCGTGCCCTTCCACCACGAGGTGGAGAAGGACATGGCCAAGCGGGTCGACTTCACCCTGGAGACCGACGACAGCGACTGCTTCACCGGCCACATCCCGGTGACCTCCAGCGAGGCCGCGTCCATCGACGAACTGTGGAAGCTGTACGACGACATGACCCCGACGCGTCGCGACGGCAAGTACAAGCGCATCGCGTACCTGGCCGACCTGAGCACCGTCCAGACCCGGCTCGGTCTGCTCGACGGCGGCGCACCGCAGACGAAGGAGCCGGCGGCGCTGGTTCCGGAGGTCCAGTGA
- a CDS encoding phytanoyl-CoA dioxygenase family protein — protein MTAFHSSSGAVEPTTTTDPAAGEREVFRRDGVVRWDHVLTPRQVADLRGSVERAFFDDGRPVEGVRDLSERRGRPLDLALLQKVNLWQSDPACEAQVRRPDLYRRVEGLLGGPVRLLRDHSFYKPGGKGERSRLVLHQDNRYWHLTPPEAVTVWMALDDATPENGCVQYVLGSHRWGRVEHTRPEEGAVLVEAHSEQEPVAYPVPAGSALVHHANTLHGSGPNRTDGPRRAYALVFVRADVCARGETLTGLPLAAELAR, from the coding sequence ATGACCGCTTTCCACTCGTCCTCCGGCGCGGTGGAGCCGACGACCACGACGGATCCGGCAGCCGGTGAGCGCGAGGTCTTCCGGCGCGACGGAGTGGTCCGCTGGGACCACGTGCTGACGCCCCGGCAGGTGGCGGATCTCCGGGGGAGCGTGGAGCGGGCCTTCTTCGACGACGGCCGGCCGGTGGAAGGGGTACGAGACCTGTCGGAGCGCAGGGGCCGACCGCTGGACCTGGCTCTGCTGCAGAAGGTGAACCTGTGGCAGTCCGACCCGGCCTGCGAGGCCCAGGTCCGCCGCCCCGACCTCTACCGGCGGGTGGAGGGACTGCTCGGCGGACCCGTGCGCCTGCTCCGCGACCATTCCTTCTACAAGCCGGGAGGCAAGGGCGAACGCAGCCGTCTCGTCCTGCACCAGGACAACCGCTACTGGCACCTCACCCCGCCCGAGGCCGTCACGGTGTGGATGGCGCTGGACGACGCCACGCCGGAGAACGGCTGCGTCCAGTACGTCCTCGGAAGCCACCGGTGGGGCCGGGTGGAACACACCCGGCCGGAGGAGGGCGCCGTCCTGGTCGAGGCCCACAGCGAGCAGGAACCCGTGGCGTACCCGGTGCCCGCGGGCAGCGCGCTGGTCCACCACGCCAACACCCTGCACGGCTCCGGGCCGAACCGCACCGACGGCCCCCGCCGCGCCTACGCCCTCGTCTTCGTCCGGGCGGACGTGTGCGCGCGCGGTGAGACCCTGACCGGGCTCCCGCTCGCGGCGGAGCTCGCCCGGTGA
- a CDS encoding enoyl-CoA hydratase/isomerase family protein, with the protein MYETILLERADGIAWVTLNRPERLNATTEQMHHELLDAFARVADDGSSQVLVLTGAGDRAFCIGSDLGFLTEVLDGEEADSDLFAAYLERLNRVVFALERLPVPTIAMVQAKARASGFEMVVACDFVLIAEEARIGDVHTPYGHMPGAGATHRTIRKMGLQPAMELLMTGRWLSAAEAVDKGLALRAVPRDRLREETALFARTLADVPGDCLRHLKAAVMGGLGRTVEEAVAVETSAYLSLLRSSSGPVDGFRAGQRERASRRAGPTSGERTAAAGPAQGGGPPP; encoded by the coding sequence GTGTACGAGACGATTCTGCTGGAACGCGCCGACGGGATCGCCTGGGTCACGCTCAACCGCCCCGAGCGGCTCAACGCCACCACCGAGCAGATGCACCACGAACTGCTGGACGCCTTCGCCCGCGTCGCCGACGACGGTTCCAGCCAGGTGCTCGTCCTCACCGGTGCCGGCGACCGGGCCTTCTGCATCGGCAGCGACCTCGGTTTCCTCACCGAGGTCCTGGACGGTGAGGAAGCCGATTCCGATCTGTTCGCCGCCTATCTGGAACGGCTGAACCGGGTCGTCTTCGCCCTGGAGCGCCTGCCGGTGCCGACGATCGCCATGGTGCAGGCCAAGGCGCGCGCCAGCGGCTTCGAGATGGTGGTGGCCTGCGACTTCGTGCTGATCGCCGAGGAGGCCCGGATCGGCGACGTGCACACACCGTACGGTCACATGCCGGGTGCCGGCGCCACCCACCGAACCATCCGGAAGATGGGCCTGCAGCCGGCGATGGAGCTGCTGATGACCGGCCGGTGGCTGTCGGCCGCCGAGGCCGTCGACAAGGGACTGGCGCTGCGCGCGGTGCCGCGGGACCGGCTCCGTGAGGAGACCGCCTTGTTCGCCCGCACCCTGGCCGATGTCCCGGGCGACTGCCTGCGGCATCTGAAGGCGGCGGTGATGGGCGGCCTCGGCCGGACCGTCGAGGAGGCCGTGGCGGTGGAGACGTCCGCGTACCTGTCGTTGCTGCGCTCGTCCTCGGGACCGGTCGACGGTTTCCGCGCGGGGCAGCGGGAACGGGCATCACGGCGGGCGGGCCCCACCTCCGGCGAGAGGACCGCCGCCGCGGGTCCGGCTCAGGGGGGCGGGCCGCCTCCGTAG
- a CDS encoding NUDIX hydrolase, with the protein MADDPTDAPGDDVPSWLTDLVRRTYGDLPPELARYAGPVPAHARGSAVLVLLGAGVQGPDLLFLRRSGALRNHPGQVCFPGGSSAPGDGGPVGTALRETCEETGLDPSKVRIGGALAPLNLAHSGFSVVPVLGWWGVGSRIDGDGEEIVSVHRVPLADLADPGARLLVRFPDGHLSPGFLAGDVFVWGFTAALTAWLLRLGGWERPWASDRIEDLSDARRRYGGGPPP; encoded by the coding sequence GTGGCTGACGACCCGACGGACGCACCCGGCGACGACGTGCCGTCCTGGCTGACCGACCTGGTCCGCAGGACCTACGGCGACCTCCCGCCGGAGCTGGCGCGGTACGCGGGCCCGGTGCCCGCGCATGCGCGGGGCTCCGCCGTCCTGGTGCTCCTCGGCGCCGGCGTCCAGGGTCCGGACCTGCTCTTCCTGCGCCGTTCCGGAGCCCTGCGGAACCACCCCGGCCAGGTGTGCTTCCCCGGTGGCTCCTCCGCTCCCGGTGACGGCGGCCCCGTGGGCACCGCGCTGCGCGAGACGTGTGAGGAGACGGGGCTGGACCCTTCGAAGGTCCGGATCGGCGGCGCGCTGGCCCCGCTGAACCTCGCCCACAGCGGCTTCTCGGTCGTTCCCGTGCTCGGCTGGTGGGGGGTGGGCAGCCGGATCGACGGGGACGGCGAGGAGATCGTGTCCGTCCACCGGGTGCCTCTCGCGGACCTCGCCGACCCCGGGGCGCGGCTGCTCGTCCGGTTCCCGGACGGCCATCTCAGCCCCGGATTCCTGGCCGGCGACGTGTTCGTGTGGGGGTTCACCGCCGCCCTCACCGCGTGGCTGCTGCGGCTCGGCGGCTGGGAACGGCCCTGGGCCTCCGACCGGATCGAGGATCTGTCCGACGCCCGGCGCCGCTACGGAGGCGGCCCGCCCCCCTGA
- a CDS encoding P1 family peptidase translates to MSGMRTPGPAPRTGPRNALTDVAGIRVGHAARTGDGWLTGVTAVLAPEDGMVAAVDVRGGGPGTRETDALDPRNLVARIDAVVLTGGSAFGLDAASGVAAWLEERGRGFRVGPGRAQVVPVVPAAALFDLGRGGLWTARPGAEVGREAVEGAAGGDEGGAVVQGCAGAGTGAVAGGMKGGIGTASIVLPSGATVAALAAVNASGSLVDPSTGALYGAWTEVGDEFRARGLHTPFPQAAVHARATERLAVAREESRRRQADEVRQLNTTLAVVATDAALTRPQAQKLAGTAHDGLARAIRPVHLLTDGDTVFALSTGRLPLAGGEADGTEDRTGWRAHTEVAAANEILSAGADVVSRAVVHAALAARTTDTPGGFFPSYLDLYGMPEDGASLR, encoded by the coding sequence ATGAGTGGGATGCGGACACCCGGACCGGCACCGCGCACCGGACCGCGCAACGCGTTGACGGACGTGGCCGGGATCCGGGTCGGGCACGCCGCGCGCACCGGGGACGGCTGGCTGACCGGTGTCACCGCGGTCCTCGCCCCGGAGGACGGAATGGTCGCGGCGGTCGACGTACGCGGCGGCGGGCCGGGGACCCGGGAGACCGACGCCCTGGATCCGCGCAACCTGGTGGCGCGGATCGACGCGGTGGTGCTGACCGGTGGCAGCGCCTTCGGCCTCGACGCGGCGTCCGGCGTCGCCGCCTGGCTGGAGGAACGGGGCCGTGGTTTCCGGGTGGGGCCCGGCCGGGCCCAGGTGGTGCCGGTCGTCCCCGCCGCAGCCCTGTTCGACCTGGGACGCGGGGGTCTCTGGACGGCCCGGCCAGGGGCGGAGGTGGGTCGGGAGGCGGTCGAGGGGGCGGCCGGCGGTGATGAGGGCGGGGCCGTCGTCCAGGGCTGCGCCGGGGCCGGCACGGGCGCGGTGGCCGGTGGGATGAAGGGCGGCATCGGCACCGCGAGCATCGTGCTGCCGTCCGGAGCGACGGTCGCGGCCCTCGCCGCGGTGAACGCCTCGGGCTCGCTCGTGGACCCGTCCACCGGTGCGCTGTACGGAGCCTGGACGGAGGTGGGGGACGAATTCCGGGCCCGCGGCCTGCACACCCCGTTCCCGCAAGCCGCCGTACACGCCCGGGCGACGGAGCGTCTTGCCGTCGCGCGCGAGGAGAGCCGACGGCGGCAGGCCGACGAGGTAAGGCAGCTGAACACGACCTTGGCCGTCGTGGCGACCGACGCCGCCCTCACCCGACCCCAGGCGCAGAAACTGGCGGGCACCGCGCACGACGGCCTGGCCCGGGCGATCAGGCCGGTGCACCTGCTGACCGACGGCGACACCGTGTTCGCGCTGTCGACAGGCCGGCTGCCCCTGGCAGGCGGTGAGGCGGACGGGACCGAGGACCGCACGGGCTGGCGGGCCCACACCGAGGTGGCGGCGGCCAACGAGATCCTCTCGGCGGGTGCCGACGTGGTCTCCCGGGCCGTGGTGCACGCGGCGCTCGCCGCACGGACCACCGACACCCCCGGCGGCTTCTTCCCTTCCTACCTGGACCTGTACGGCATGCCGGAGGACGGCGCCTCCCTCAGGTGA